In Triticum urartu cultivar G1812 chromosome 6, Tu2.1, whole genome shotgun sequence, the following proteins share a genomic window:
- the LOC125517142 gene encoding uncharacterized protein LOC125517142, translated as MATASFPGSPEAAAAVLENDDLVSEILLRLPPQPSSLPRASRVCRRWRRLLSDPAFRRRFRIHHRRGTPPLLGLFGSSRGVITFHPALVAPDHLPIGHFSLELNDDYMTLGWRHGLALFYLPDPRQVVVWDPLAGAQHRLDIPEGFVFDPSEDPVNGAVLRAAGDIDHFQVVLVTSDGGRPALACVYSSETGLWGDFISAQLQSATMVHWGEPSVLAGGCIYWLISVTSILEFDLDAQSLAVILVPPDMLTGTSHQSTVMRAQGGGMGFLHVADFTAQLWRRETDDCDGSWMLGATVELNRLLPPGSDNEALRMIGYAEENNVAFFWTVVGVFMFNLQSLEPTRLSGIGISGYGYHPFETVYTPGIGGGQALNKRRSWWKRWRQHIRGLFSCARGGNDGDNT; from the exons ATGGCGACGGCCAGCTTCCCCGGCTcgccggaggcggcggcggcggtgctggAGAACGACGACCTGGTCTCCGAGATCCTCCTCCGCCTCCCCCCGCAGCCGTCCTCCCTCCCGCGCGCCTCCCGCGTCTGCAGGCGCTGGCGCCGCCTCCTCTCCGACCCCGCCTTCCGCCGCCGCTTCCGCATTCACCACCGCCGCGGCACCCCTCCGCTCCTCGGCCTCTTCGGCTCGAGCCGGGGCGTCATCACCTTCCACCCTGCCCTGGTCGCCCCCGACCACCTCCCCATCGGCCACTTCTCCCTCGAGCTCAACGACGACTACATGACCCTCGGATGGCGCCACGGCCTCGCGCTCTTCTACCTCCCGGACCCGCGCCAGGTCGTCGTCTGGGACCCCCTCGCCGGCGCCCAGCACCGCCTCGACATTCCCGAGGGGTTCGTGTTCGACCCGTCGGAGGACCCAGTCAACGGGGCGGTGCTTCGCGCCGCCGGAGACATCGACCACTTCCAGGTGGTCCTGGTAACCAGCGACGGGGGACGACCAGCACTTGCCTGCGTTTACTCGTCGGAGACTGGGTTATGGGGTGATTTCATCTCCGCGCAGCTCCAATCCGCGACCATGGTCCATTGGGGCGAGCCCTCTGTGCTGGCTGGGGGTTGCATTTACTGGTTGATTTCTGTGACGAGTATCCTCGAGTTTGATTTGGATGCGCAGAGCCTAGCTGTGATATTGGTGCCACCGGACATGCTTACCGGCACCAGTCACCAGTCCACGGTTATGCGAGCACAGGGTGGTGGGATGGGTTTCCTCCACGTGGCAGACTTCACTGCCCAATTATGGAGGAGGGAGACAGACGACTGTGATGGTTCATGGATGCTTGGAGCAACTGTTGAATTGAACAGGTTACTTCCCCCTGGTTCAGATAACGAAGCCCTGCGTATGATAGGTTATGCCGAGGAAAACAATGTGGCGTTCTTCTGGACAGTTGTTGGTGTCTTCATGTTCAACCTTCAGTCATTGGAGCCCACGAGACTTTCTGGGATCGGCATCTCTGGTTATGGTTATCATCCATTCGAAACCGTCTATACTCCAG GCATTGGTGGTGGACAAGCATTGAACAAGAGGCGCTCATGGTGGAAACGATGGAGACAGCACATAAGAGGATTATTCAGTTGCGCTCGTGGTGGAAACGATGGAGACAACACATAA